Within the Pagrus major chromosome 4, Pma_NU_1.0 genome, the region GTCTTGAAAAAatgttctctttatttcttaaaatgttttcagtaacAGCATTCTTTGAGTTTTAAgttgaaatgatggtcctgcagcaacattaaagctgctgaagGCGTCGTTTTAGCAaactttttgtctgttttgcagttagcaatcttctccctcctctctacgtcaccagATGAACGTTCAGCTGTAATcaccagacatagcagcaaacaggagggtCCTGCTCTCTGTACATTCAGGAGCAGACAGGactgcctctttatggagttctctgtcctgattggagaaagtgggcagggatactagaaaatgtcttttctctttcactgcatgagcaggaggaggcttagtaataataataatgcttaTTTTTGGATAGGGACAGTGCACATTAATGAACATCAATATTAAACATCTCTGTAACCATGCCGGATTATAGCAAAGCTGCTAATTTGCATCCATAGTccctaataaataaatagaaaagatACAAATAgattactgaccaaacactccaTAACAGTGATTgctgttggaatacagagctatttgacatgtattttaataaaaacaaaacaaaaaaaataacaaagcagctttaattatgATATTTTCGGACATATCAACACGGTGAACTTTGTCTCTCATCCTCTTGCAGAATGTCCTTACCACAAGCCTCTGGGCTTTGAGGCCGGATCAGTGAATCCAGACCAGATCACCTGCTCCAACGAGGAACAGTACACCGGCTGGTTCTCCTCATGGCTCCCGAGCAGGGCCCGGCTCAACAGTCAGGGCTTCGGGTAGGTACAGACCAACATGTCGACGTATTATTTCcagtaaacaaaacatttgctgcatgtttttttcaagCTCTTGTAATGAATCCTCAGATTTGTCTTAATTTAACTCGCAAAATGTTGCTTCTGCCAAGCGTGGTTGACTGTTCTGTCTCAGTGAAAAAGACCCTAATAAACAAATGTCTGGGCTGCTGCCATCTGTGAGGAACAATTTTAGAAAAAAGCGCACTCTGAGAAAATGTAACCCAGCTCTCATTATGTAAGGTGCATTTAGAGAGGTTGACATGCAATATGTTCttgctttaaaacattaaaatatacataaGACAGGCAATGCAAGGATATATATGCTAAACGAAGCATCTGACTCTGAGGATGCTCAGCACTGAGGactctctgttttttctctcatatTATAAACCACACAAACAAGTGACACAGTGGACTTTTGTTATGCATCAGGCTGGGAACTGAACCTCAATCCTAAATAATATGGAGTAACTTCACACCCCCTgaaaatattgtgtttgcaAACCTCCAGTAGGCAGCTTCCTGCTACCCATTACATCACTGTTGGGTGTGGTTACAGGTGCAACAGTATTAAAACTGTCAATGCATAAAGAGAAACTTAAACTCtgtatatttgtgtaaaaaaaagaagaagaaatactaGAATGTACACTctgtagagcgcatacctccgccaaggcacaacagtcccctttaactCAATCAGGCTTAAtccaatataaaacaaaaaatatttaaacccactagatctggatttttatttggatccgcaccaaaagttaatggggttcATTCTGGGCTCCATCTGTTAAgtactttttgtgtaattctgctgatgaacaaccaaccaacaaacacgCAGACATGGGTGAAACCACAGctgccttggtggaggtaacaGAAGATATAAGAAGAGAGTAATAAAGGTAACAATAAAGCCAGAACATagatttaaaacagaatataaGACATAATTGCTAAAACAACATCAACCCTCATGTAGAGAGCtgggtgggaaaaaaaaacccactacaaaaacagcaaaatgttCGATGTAAACTACAATACTTTTTGAGTATGGAATAAAATGTGTCCTTCAGTATAAAAGACTGTCAAATATCCCAAATTGGTATAACAAtgatatataacaaaggtcagCAGGCTGCTCCGTGGACGTTACAGTTATGTGATGTAGGCCTTAaaagtcccatattgtagaaagaaTGTCTTTTTTGATAATAAAGCAGGTCCAGGtgttatgtactgtaaatactgtgaaaaGCCCTTATTTAGGACTTCCATAAGGtcgtgatgtcacaactatacagtcaccacTCTCTGCCATGCCCCCAGCACTGCCATGGTTGCAAAAGCgctagcagcagcagtagacaaccaaagtaaaagtaaaaacactcAACCACTGTCCACATGAGCATAAATGTTGTAAAGCAGACTAACTGCTGCATTATATCCCTTGtttgtgtctctcctccaggtGTGCCTGGCTGTCTAAGTTCCAGGACAACAGTCAGTGGCTGCAGATCGACCTGAGGGATGTGATGGTGGTGTCAGGGATCCTGACTCAGGGCCGCTGTGATGCTGACGAGTGGGTCACCAAGTACAGCGTTCAGTACCGCACAGACGAAAAACTCAACTGGATCTATTACAAAGACCAGACTGGAAACAACAGGGTGAGTCCAACCCAGTCGGAAATAAAAGTAGAATATACGTGCCCCAAACAAAACATGAAGCCACAGGTAGCATCCCGTctcattttgataaaaacaaaaggacatCTTGACAAACAGTTCtgccatttaaaaacattacactGTTCGGCCTGATGGTGATATGATTACTAATCAAATCTTTGTGACACACAAATTTCATGAAATGTCATCTGTTACTGTCTTGTCTACATTTTTGttgataaaaacatttgcatgcATACGTTAATTataactgattttttaaattattgagtatgtgagttttatttttgatgtttcaCCTACAATGCTCCTTGTAAAGATTAAGTAGTAAATAAGTCGCCAACAATGTTCCTTTATCAAGTAATTGTTTATATCATTTTATCCAGCTTTATCCTGTCATTAGTAAAAACAGCAGTAACTTGGATGTAAAAAGCAGTACACTCAGTCAGTACTAATGTCAGTCTGAACTgatccctctcttttctcctcaggTGTTTTATGGGAACTCTGACCGCTCCTCGTCTGTGCAGAACCTCCTGCGGCCGCCCATCGTGGCACGTTACATCCGCATCCTCCCGCTTGGATGGCACACACGCATCGCTCTGCGTctggagctgctgctctgcATGAGCAAATGCATCTGAACCTCTCCCGCCGCCATCCCTGAGGCCTTGTCCCAGAACTTCATCTACGCCTAAAGCCCTATCGTCAAAGTCTGTCTCTTATTATATCCACAGATTTGGCCCcacattgaaaaacaaacaaaaaaataaacaacctgagacaaaaatattgtaattgcaacctttttaaaatacaaacaaacagtttgagttatgttatttcattaaaatatgtgtttgatATGCTTGATGAGCTTTCATTAACTCCGCTCTCCATTGTTGTTAACATGTCTCACACTGGGGGCTTTAATTTGCTGAGTTCACAATAGATTGTTCCATTTGCAATGAAATGGCATAAATTCAAAGCAATAATTAGGcactgagagagagatgcagCGTTGCTATGGAGGCTGTATTCACCGGTCTGAGACGAGCTCTCGTCCCTCTGTGACAGGTCTattaatttatgttttcttctcctGATATTTAATGGTAAACAGGAAATTTACAGTTCTGCAGCACTCCGTCTCTCCTCAACTTCCTCAGACGATAAAGCTGGTGCTATTCTACACTTTATGTTTTACTGTcgacaaatcccatgaaaagaccgAATCCATCAATGAATTGATCTTACCAACAAGTATTGTTGTGTGGCCAAAGAATGATAGATCTTATTTCTAATAtctttttaatattaacaacaGCTATTAAAACATCAGTGAGCCTGACTGTTGCACTTGGAGACATGTTAGTTCATTAGCATGAacatgggcactgtagtttatcTTTAGTTAACATCATCTACACTGTGGTGTGGCTGAATGTGTATCAAATGTGTGTTCATCCACAACTGGAATTAATCCCATACAAACGCACTGCTGTTTTAGGAcattatttggcatttttctttaaatatgaaaGTATGCTATCATGACCCTCCCTTACTGTTCATTTTTCCATACCAACAAATGAAGCCAGAAGGGATTGGGGTAAAAGGACATGTTTTGGTCTTTTCGTGGGATTTTATGACTGTaagaaaaatgtagaataaTGCCAGACTTTGTCTTTAAATACGTGTgattccttctcctctctcatgtTTCACAATCTTTATCTCAGCCACTTTTTTAAAGTATCACTCCTCAGTGCACTACAAAGATGGAGGGGTGGCAAATTCACTTATGTTCagatgtggttttgtgttgtggTTAACTCCTTTTTTTTGGTAACATTTCAACTCAATTTCCCATGGTGCTTTGGGAGCACATTGCAGAGGTTTGATTACTCTGACTATGTGCTCTTTATTGTATCTATAAACTATTTCCTTTATTAAATGAATCTGTGAATGAATCTGTTCTGATGTTGTGTCCGTCTGTgctacaaaacaaacacatgagcCGTTCAAAAATGTACAGTTGGCTTTTATTATGAGACCCTATCATTTTTAAAGTAGAATGGTCAGTATAGATACACTCTATTATTTCTATTTACACCCTGTAAGAAGTGGGAAACAgcttaatgaaaaaaagaactgaTGTTTTAGGAAACACATTCATATCTGTGAACAAAAATTCTTCGTCTCGTCTCAGTTTTCAGTGTATGTGACTTACTGGGGTGGTTGAAGCCTCCATTTCCATCTGAAGTGTTGAGTCAGTAAGCTAATATAAGGCTTCGGGTCACTGGCAAGGCAAGCGTTGTCATCACTCTGTCCCATTAATGATACGGACAAACCCACGTTAGCAGTCATTTACAATCACTAGCAATCAGGATTTTCCACAATACACAACATGGGGCAGTTTTTATCCGTCCTGGGTCATGTATGAGGacaaatccaaaataaaaaatgtattgcaGAGCGATGTCTTGATATTATATGTGGACAGTTGCTTTAATCACAGTCTCCTACTGGAAATCCCTCTCTGTGCTATATTTGGCTCCAATTCACCTAGCCACTTATTTAGCCAGTGCAATCTGCATCAGTCAGAGTCTCTTTCTGAAAGTTATTGCTTTCAATCAGCCATGTAGTCAATTGGTTAAatggtgttttctttcttttctgcatGTGTGATTTCATCCTTTCCACAGAcgagaaacaaaacatgaaattctCCAAAACTAAACCCTCTCTCGAGTCCACAGATGGCTTGAAATTTGCACAAATGCATCCAACCTGCTTTCCTTCCTTCGCTCCTTCTGTgatatataagcatttcttcTTCACTTTAAGCTTTGAAACCACAgaataagaggaagaaacaacaGATTGAAGTGAAACTGGAAGGAAAAGTATCCTGTATATTTCCCCTAGGCCACAAATAGTTTATTGTTCTATACAACGCTGTTTCTTTTATCATCCACAGATCAGTAGACAACAAGTAAATGCTTTTATGACTAACCTAGTTAGGTAAAATCATCCCTGATCATGACTGTTGTTGATATTAAAAGTAAACGTTGTTATGCGAAAAAGTAGGAAAACCAAATTCTGATTTTTACAAAAGGCATTTACAAAAACGTTGAGAACACAAGCTTTtaaaatgcacacagaaaaatgtaaacacacacgtTAAAGGATAAGTCTGGTGTTATTATCGTTATATCTCTTGACTGTAAACAAATCCCAtgaacaaaaccaaaaccaacaatgtgttagCGGACCCAGAACAGCCCCGCTTCGTGGATGGAGTAAGAGATTAATGCGTTTAAAGGTTTTTTAGATGTTAAAACACTTATAATACTCTTTGACTATTTTACTCTAAGACTAGATTTACAACACACTGGAATATCTATTGTCATGCCAAGTGtgagacaaacagaagaaacagtCTTCAAATCACAGGCAACAAGTAATCTACCACTAATGTGCGCTAGTATGTATTTAAGTGATGTCACAACAATAATGGGTCTTTTTGAAAGACTAAACAGCAGGACTGGcctcatttaaagcaacattatgtagaaattggcattttgtgcgatttggcgccccccacagtttctgagtacAATACCattgtcataaatacaaatcccaggtctgtaacaatgttatgtgttgaaaacatgtatcttgaagtaaagaCGTATGcgacactgtgatcctaccctctcacttaagttacataatgcagaaaCAAGGTGACTGAGACACTATTcactctattacaagacactgtaccatcaaaatgagttctgtgtttcttattttaaggtaaaaaagtacatgatgttgctttaaattaatGAGAcggctgcttttttttaagcAGGGCTCAAGTCAGTCTGAACGCAGCGTTCATCCGTCTCTCATTACTTGAAGTCTATTTGTTTCTACCTTAAATGTAAATCCTTAAAAACTGGTCACaaatataaagttttatttaagtCAGTttagttttatacattttttttttaaaaatcatgtcTTAAAACAACTGGGCACTGTAGCTACTCAAACAGAAATAGATAATACATTTGTTGAGGACTATTTTGAGCTGAGGATTAATACATACAAGTATTTGGTTCTCCAGTGAGTATTTACAGCTGCAGGATGGTGTACGTACATGTCACCTAGTTTGACAGTGCGGCTCACGAACGTGTTtctaatagtttttggacaacaattaCAGCACAGAGCTATAAGCTACATCAGGTTTTAGATACACAGACACCACTTGTTAGTAAAttcaattcattgttggttttggtctcaTCACGGGATTTGTTGACAttgacaaaatataaaacaccaCCAGATTTAACCTTTAAGATCTTAAAGGTTGTAGGTGAGGTATGCCTTTTTTGCAGATCTTCAACACTTAGATGTTGCATTTGAGTCAACTGAACCTCATTTCAAGAGGTTAACTTTTCTCTACATAAGGGCACCGGAGTCTCGATGCCTGATACTTGCTGTTAAGGCTGTAGACAAAACCAACATGGCAGCATGGAGCTGGAAAGCTGTTGTTGCTGATAAATGAACTGAGAGACTGAAAATGAGGCTTCACGTTTCACAAGAGTGGGACATAAAGTGAACTGACAAACTGTATGTAACAGTCTCACTCTGGCTCTTCTGCTACCAAACCCTGTTGACAAATAGCCCGATTTTGTCAAAAAACTTCAAAACTAATGTCATGAGGGTGATGGGCAGATTTGTACTAGATGTGATATAGAtggttttttttccactttgggTACCAAGTAAGCAATATTTCTTTACAGTtggatgaaacaaacagaaaaaagggtAAAAATAACATGATATAAAGTGAAAATCTGTTCATAACATATCAAATTGAACAAAAAAGGACATTCACCATTATTAAATATTCCTTGTGACATATTGTATTATCAACACATAAATATCTATGCATTTCTTTGTGTCGAAACTAAAGCTCTTGCAATTACACATTTAATTCTATATTACCTTATAATATTCCCATATAGCCTACATACTGTGTCATTTATAGCTTATATCCttgaatttaaaacaaataaatatttaataaataatgttgatataaatcttcttctttttttgttcttatcAAATATCAGAGCTTGAAAAACATTTGAGTTTATTGGCCGCCGCTGGGATGGCGGCTGTCTGATGTGTTGCTGTAGAGTCCTGTGAGCAGAAGATGGCAGCAAAGAGGCCACATGGGCAGTGTCTCCTTGTCAGGAAAGATCAGCTCATTCTGATGTTCTAACCTTGTTAAGTAGAGAGAGAATAACATACAACTGATACAGTACTGGCATCCCGAGAGGGAGCGGACTCTTTCCTGTCTTTGAATCCCTAAACAACACAGTTACTTCTGTTTGTGGTCGGCCTGTCGATGTCTAGTCTTTGTAGATTTCAGAGACATGAGCATCAAATGAAACTATGTTTCTGAAGAGGACTTGATCCAGTGAAATAGGCTTTCATGTAAACTTTCACGACAGTACCATGATGTCTGGCAGATGCTTCCAGGATGGAGACATGTTGGAGGTGGTGTGGTTCGGGGTGGGGTTACAGCGCGGTCTCCTTCAGGTCGTTGAGGTTTGGCATCCTGGAACGGGAGGCTCTTGTAAAGGTGGGTCCGTTCTGCCCCGGTTTGATGCCCAGCTGTTCTGGGGTGAACTGAGCGCCCTCGGCCCGCTGTAAAGCAGACACGTGCCAGCTGGACTCGATTTGTCCGGGGAGGGGGTAGCTGGCCTTGCGGCTCTTAGCCTGGGCAGAGCTGCTCACCCCGGAGTGGCCCCTGCTCTCGCCGTGTCCTCGACCCTCGGAGTAGCCCGCTTTAGAGGAAGGCTGAGGGGGGTTGGGGAGGGGGGGCTGGAAGCGCAGGtcttgaggaggaggaggaggaggctgtcCTTGATTTGAGGAAGAAGGGGAGAGGTGAAGGAGCCTGCGGAGTGATTTGAGTGGTTGACTCtgttcagagagaaaaaaatattgatgaataaTCTCAAAAGATAGGACTTCCCACCAAAATATCAAATCCAACCGTTCATTAGTCTGTCTCAAAATACTCTGACTTTCCTACACTGTGTTCATTCCTACTGAAAACTTAACCTGTGACACTGCAGGTAAATACAGTTAAAACACTAACTAAAAGATATTATCATGAAAATTCTGTTTAAATATGCACAAATTTGCATACATTTCAAGAACAGAAttctgtattatttattttactctaTTTCATTCAACTCTATTGAATCTGTGTTTACCgtgaataaacaaatacattttttacaggATTCTGCACCTTCAAATTTCAAGatattgtgtatttaaaaacatattaaatacttttttccaTTTATGAACAAAAGCCTTCCTGTTTTTCCTGAGGTTTGTAAATCCCTGAAACATGCAGAGTGAGAATCAATGTGAAATGCAGATGTGTGTCAGTTCTGGGAATGGGCTTAGTGATTAGTTGAAATTGTGTAACTCTGTTGCTTTTCCAAAAAAAcctaacatttaaaatgatgacTTGTACTTATTGATGGATTATAatagaaaatgattaaaatataaaataatcaaGATTTATAATTGACAGTATAATCtatctattttctttctttggtgTCGCTGATATTTCAGGGTTTTTAAATCTGTTACCATGCAATAAGTCGAAACCACTTCTCTGCAAGAAATATATTTGTGACTTTATAGttataatatattttcattGACATAACTAAACGCTGAAGACCAATTTTGCTTCACTTTCGACTGACATCCCCTGACATTCTTTTGTCCACAgtctttcatatttttgaagGACATTATACACAGAATCTGAGTTTTAAAGTGCT harbors:
- the rs1a gene encoding retinoschisin 1a isoform X1, producing the protein MALNVQRFVVALLLLGANVFISIHAQEEGVSEAWTSRSCKCDCEGGESPTEFSTIGTSSMVRGVDCMPECPYHKPLGFEAGSVNPDQITCSNEEQYTGWFSSWLPSRARLNSQGFGCAWLSKFQDNSQWLQIDLRDVMVVSGILTQGRCDADEWVTKYSVQYRTDEKLNWIYYKDQTGNNRVFYGNSDRSSSVQNLLRPPIVARYIRILPLGWHTRIALRLELLLCMSKCI
- the rs1a gene encoding retinoschisin 1a isoform X2, with translation MALNVQRFVVALLLLGANVFISIHAQEGVSEAWTSRSCKCDCEGGESPTEFSTIGTSSMVRGVDCMPECPYHKPLGFEAGSVNPDQITCSNEEQYTGWFSSWLPSRARLNSQGFGCAWLSKFQDNSQWLQIDLRDVMVVSGILTQGRCDADEWVTKYSVQYRTDEKLNWIYYKDQTGNNRVFYGNSDRSSSVQNLLRPPIVARYIRILPLGWHTRIALRLELLLCMSKCI